A region from the Aphis gossypii isolate Hap1 chromosome 1, ASM2018417v2, whole genome shotgun sequence genome encodes:
- the LOC114129184 gene encoding uncharacterized protein LOC114129184: protein MYLICFIYLASYLKGILPIVLSSHAFNPYSLIRLARSSQIHSLKTVPSSSGLVNNVQVNNKSQIVLLTENSTEFNDNFALKEQYELQNETDIIDRSNDTYTNITSLPEISSYMNSHFVLISGASLAGCVILLSFVILGYIMYKKSRWNTPQALDHCSNADSIGYLDDMFKENSDEMYSLDNDSFLNSLEAMTIQNYWTENVKHTKL, encoded by the exons ATGTACTTAATTTGTTTCATATATTTGGCTAGTTACCTGaaag gTATTTTACCAATAGTTTTATCCAGTCATGCATTTAATCCATACAGTTTAATTCGCCTTGCTCGAAGTTCACAGATACACAGTTTAAAAACTGTCCCTTCTAGTTCTGGACTTGTCAATAATGTTCaagtaaacaataaatcacaaattgttttgttaacaGAAAATTCTAcagaattcaatgataattttGCTTTAAAAGAACAATATGAACTTCAGAATGAAACag ATATAATTGATAGATCAAATGACACATATACAAATATCACATCTTTACCTGAAATTTCAAGTTATATGAATTctcattttgttttgatatctGGAGCTTCTCTTGCTGGCTGTGTGATTCTCCTATcatttg ttattttaggatatataatgtacaaaaaaagtaGATGGAATACTCCTCAAGCACTTGATCATTGTAGCAATGCAGACTCTATTGGTTATTTAGATGACATGTTCAAA GAAAATTCAGATGAAATGTACAGTTTGGACAATGATTCATTTCTAAATAGCTTGGAAGCCATGACAATTCAAAATTACTGGACAGAAAATGTCAaacatactaaattataa
- the LOC114129180 gene encoding N-alpha-acetyltransferase 40, with translation MNSPKVNMSIQAAKKVNGLADPTKPFSSFMKYNKNDLEVTFHFIKAPAMTTFLKDKVFSMIKDNMMETYKKCPWGWNGKNKRAELFHKDARYILVRHSSDNSLAAFVHFRFDVENLIEVLYLYEIQIEKNVRGKGLGRYLMSLLETMAFHYKMKRIVLTVLKSEVDVVKFYFSLQYEIESYSPEDAFYYILSKKKKTLELTKN, from the exons ATGAATAGCCCTAAAGTAAATATGAGTATTCAAGCTGCAAAAAAAGTGAATGGTTTAGCAGATCCAACTAAACCATTTTCttcatttatgaaatataataaaaatgatctcGAAGTAACATTTCATTTCATAAAAGCACCTGCCATGACTACCTTTCTCAAAGATAAGGTATTTTCTATGATTAAAGACAATATGATGGAAACATATAAGAAGTGCCCTTGGGGATGGAATGGAAAAAACAAACGTGCAGAGTTATTCCACAAAGATGCTag gtacattttgGTTCGGCATTCAAGTGATAACTCTCTAGCAGCATTTGTGCATTTTCGATTTGatgttgaaaatttgattgaagttttatatctatatgaaattcaaattgaaaaaaatgtgcgTGGTAAAGGTCTTGGAAGATACTTGATGAGTCTCTTGGAAACCATGGCATTTCATTATAAGATGAAACGCATTGTATTAACAGTTCTTAAAAGTGAAGTGGATGtagtcaaattttatttttcgctTCAATATGAAATTGAATCATATTCTCCTGAAGacgcattttattatatactaagtaaaaaaaaaaaaactttagaaCTTACAAAGAACTAA
- the LOC114129179 gene encoding origin recognition complex subunit 1-like, producing the protein METKIIVEQLEDKQQIVTYKYLTEKLNIHPNKAKHLLKEYVSKLTDDQKYSITVVIGGVLKENDGFSIVLAYDDHVDTMRRRFKQIDFEHIYSIQPISRFDDINNALYLVDNSSNNYTNLPSSIKTKEKGNDSMPEQTDAIEMEINLPLTEQTNLSPNKIQNLKSEIITNTKLDKTQKKKNGFDFFKNNNTNNTKQEEIEKKVITNKANSNFFTKFKSSNKSPCTSNGSTDSKNKVTAEETTNVDSKNKVTAEKTTKANSNNKVTTEKTIKANSKIIDLEPSKIVHDKEKNLKKEKKKKENANKSKSNQKIKRKRIQTFDSSDEEIDSEEEDMKRSEHMDVEDDVDFVQPTPPRPTPRENRKKEKQTTTSTFIDDDGFVHTTKEVKIVETECESFSESNGNDNTPEPRELNIEPVVKKIKVSESDSADKKKNKNKKSKNSSNQGMKQSSLTSFFKTK; encoded by the exons atggaaacgaaaattattgttgaacAACTTGAAGACAAACAACAAATA gttacatataaatatttgactgaaaaattaaatattcatccaAATAAAGCAAAACA CTTGTTAAAAGAATATGTTTCTAAACTCACTGATGATCAAAAATACTCCATTACAGTTGTTATTGGAGGTGTACTTAAGGAAAATGATGGGTTTAGTATTGTATTGGCGTATGATGATCATGTTGATACTATGCGCCGacgttttaaacaaattgattTTGAACACATTTATAGTATTCAACCTATTAGCAGATTTGACGATATAAATAATGCTTTATATTTAGTAGATAATTCATCAAACAATTATACTAACTTGCCTTcaagtattaaaacaaaagaaaaaggaAATGATTCAATGCCTGAACAAACAGATGCAATTGAAATGGAAATTAATTTACCTTTAACCGAACAGACAAACTTGTCacctaataaaattcaaaatcttaaaagtgaaataattaccaatacaaaattagataaaacacagaaaaaa aaaaatggatttgatttctttaaaaataataataccaataacaCAAAACAggaagaaattgaaaaaaaagttattacaaaCAAG GCCAATTCAAATTTCTTcacaaaattcaaaagttcCAATAAAAGTCCTTGCACATCAAATGGTTCTACTGATTCCAAAAACAAGGTTACAGCAGAAGAAACTACAAATGTGGATTCTAAAAATAAGGTTACAGCAGAAAAAACTACAAAAGCAAATTCTAATAACAAGGTTACAAcagaaaaaactataaaagcaaattctaaaataatagatttagaGCCTTCAAAAATTGTACatgacaaagaaaaaaatctaaaaaaagaaaagaaaaaaaaagaaaatgccaataaaagtaaaagtaatcaaaaaattaaaagaaagcGTATTCAAACTTTCGATAGTTCAGACGAAGAAATAGATAGCGAAGAAGAAG atatgaAAAGATCTGAACATATGGATGTTGAGGATGATGTTGATTTTGTACAGCCTACTCCACCACGTCCAACACCAagagaaaatcgaaaaaaagaGAAACAAACAACCACATCCACATTTATAGATGATGATGGTTTTGTCC aTACTACAAAAGAAGTTAAAATTGTGGAAACAGAATGTGAATCATTTTCGGAGTCCAATGGAAACGACAATACTCCTGAACCTagagaattaaatattgaaccaGTTGTCAAGAAAATTAAAGTTAGTGAATCAGATTCTGCAGATaagaaaaagaacaaaaataaaaaatctaaaaatagttCTAACCAAGGCATGAAACAATCTTCATtaactagtttttttaaaacaaaataa
- the LOC114129177 gene encoding protein transport protein Sec31A, which produces MKIKQFQKTVVSTWSPKSNYPINIAMGTAAQQLDASFNTSSTLELYTVKSNDITLNASISTDCRFHKLVWGGANNNEEWDSGIIAAGCDNGVICLYNASKLARNVDSILAKNDRHVGSVKALDFNLFQTNLFASGASESEIFIWDLNSMSTPMTPGSKSETLEDVIDLAWNNEVQHILGSLFHKYTVVWDLRKNEPIIKLSDSNSKVKWKAMSWNPKVATQVCIASEDDQNPVIQLWDLRYASSPVKNLLGHQKGVLSMSWCSEDPDLLISCGKDNRLLIWNPSSENDENLLVCDLEHNNQWNFEINWCPKDPLLIATSSFDGLTTVYSINDLQNFDDRKISSENSNSNSQLATVSNLTNAPKWLQRNCGASFAFGGYLVSFDGSLKAVQLNKTVIESDLLAWSDHLSKILNNGNYEGFCHNKSELTSDDNLQLVWKFLKTMFQNNPKKAQLEILGYSTKKEENEEFHSNLSNIQEENNIVAKFDNFNLKSSNSNDVQDLIYQSLLIGNLSTAADLYLDSGKPVEALLLGIIAGPKTLSRIQNKYLKNSKEPTAALLHAIVTNDWSNLIENCNLNCWKEIMTAILTHTNGSDLVFAFEKLGNRLATSDDLSLSKYAQLCYICSGNVEALINNKKDIKTVEKLQECVEMAMMLHQSKLSSKSHLEVGQKLSELLVMYSETLISQGDLEGALRYLEFTNKDYNIELKNQLYKALGKNQTAEYSNNVVQKTFNISTQDLRKYSTSSATGTVTPEPPFPSYPNKFIQDNDIHQNHRQLPSNYPPNIQSQPTYNIHNQPTSIYNNHLNSTPEYGNSYINQTNMQKTVPPTPPPDSSSRCMTPSSIKPGKPKYVIDPSVKGNNIYGSYNNGLGISSMANPLGQQSGFNTQMGQPHTLNQPFIQQSGFNSPMGQPLPHTLNQPFGQQSNFNLPVGQSNTLNQPLGQQSGFNPPMGQSNFINQPLGHSSNFNEQLNQPTQPNIYNPASAQISNFNQPKSFGQLPNMNQQPTFQPIQSHLNNFSQTIPPSPNFNQSPSTYNQRTPSVEPLPINCTKKSTPGWNDPPMLSTSAPIQKPPTPVSSIPITHPLYTNNPPPIEEIGTYIPLRNTHDEQYLNNNIKQGVEALVKQPIPQEHVKIQVVLEGLQSKLLEAAPTAQTRKRVLDIAKKLELLYDSLRENSLSAYLIQCLHMMIDLVLKRDYNGAFNIHTQLVSGPEFSKISTFMPSLKALFQMAYQYNVSLEGL; this is translated from the exons atgaaaatcaaaCAGTTTCAAAAGACTGTTGTATCAACATGGTCACCAAAATCAAATTATCCAATCAATATTGCAATGGGTACTGCTGCCCAACAATTAGATGCTTCATTTAACACATCATCAACATTAGAACTGTATACTGTAAAATCTAATGATATAACACTTAACGCATCAATTTCCACTGATTGTCG gTTTCATAAATTAGTGTGGGGTGgtgctaataataatgaagaatGGGATTCTGGCATCATTGCTGCAGGCTGTGATAATGGTGTTATTTGTCTATATAATGCTTCAAAATTAGCTAGAAATGTTGATAGTATTTTAGCTAAAAATGATCGTCATGTTGGATCAGTCAAAGCTctcgattttaatttatttcaa ACAAATTTATTTGCATCTGGTGCGTCAGAATCAGAAATATTCATTTGGGATTTGAACAGTATGAGTACTCCAATGACTCCAGGATCTAAATCAGAAACTTTAGAAGATGTAATTGATTTAGCATGGAATAATGAag ttcAGCACATTCTTGGTTCGTTGTTTCATAAGTATACTGTTGTATGGGATTTACGTAAGAATGAaccaatcattaaattatcagACAGCAACTCAAAA gtTAAATGGAAAGCAATGTCTTGGAACCCTAAAGTGGCAACACAAGTATGCATAGCATCAGAAGATGATCAAAACCCAGTTATTCAACTATGGGATTTAAGATATGCGTCATCAcctgttaaaaatttattgggACATCaaaa gggTGTATTATCAATGTCATGGTGTTCTGAGGATCCAGATTTACTAATAAGTTGTGGAAAAGACAATCGATTACTTATATGGAATCCAAGTAGTGAGAatgat gaaaattTACTAGTATGTGATTTAGAACATAACAACCAATGGAACTTTGAGATAAATTGGTGTCCAAAAGATCCATTATTGATAGCTACATCTAGTTTTGATGGGCTAACAActgtatattcaataaatgattTACAGAATTTTGATGATcgg aaaataagtAGTGAAAATTCTAATTCTAATTCTCAATTGGCAACAGTATCTAATTTAACAAACGCTCCTAAGTGGCTTCAGAGAAACTGTGGGGCATCATTTgca TTTGGTGGTTACTTGGTGTCATTTGATGGTTCACTTAAAGCTGTTCAATTAAACAAGACAGTGATTGAATCTGATTTATTGGCCTGGTCTGATCATCTgagtaaaatcttaaataatggAAATTATGAAGGATTTTGTCATAATAAAAGTGAATTGACTTCTGATGATAATCTTCAGCTAGTGTggaagtttttaaaaactatgtttcaaaataatcctAAGAAAGCGCAATTGGAGATACTTGGATATTCAACTAAAAAA gAGGAAAATGAAGAATTTCATTCAAATCTCTCAAACATTCAAGAAGAAAACAATATAGTGGCTAAGTttgataatttcaatttaaaatcttcCAATTCTAACG atgtaCAAGACTTAATATATCAATCACTTCTTATTGGAAATTTGTCAACGGCTGCAGACTTGTATTTAGATAGTGGAAAGCCAGTTGAAGCTTTATTACTCGGAATAATCGCTGGTCCTAAGACATTATCTaggatacaaaataaatatctcaAG AATTCAAAAGAACCAACTGCTGCTTTACTACATGCAATTGTTACTAATGATTGGAGTAATCTGATTGAAAAttgcaatttaaattgttggaAAGAAATAATGACAGCCATTCTAACTCATACTAATGGATCAGACTTAGTTTTTGCTTTTGAAAAACTTGGCAATCGTCTTGCAACTAGTGATGATTTAAGTTTGTCAAAATATGCACAGCTTTGCTATATCTGTTCTGGAAATGTTGAAgctcttataaataataaaaaagatatcaAAACAGTTGAAAAGTTACAAGAATGTGTAGAAATGGCAATGATGTTGCATCAATCAAAATTGTCTAGTAAATCTCATTTGGAAGTTGGGCAAAAGTTGTCAGAACTTTTAGTGATGTATAGTGAAACATTGATTTCTCAAGGTGATCTGGAAGGAGCTTTaagatatttagaatttacaaataag gattataatattgaattaaaaaatcaattatataaagCGCTTGGAAAAAATCAAACTGctgaatattcaaataatgttgtacaa aaaacatTCAATATTAGTACTCAAGATTTACGAAAATACTCAACATCAAGTGCTACAGGAACTGTAACACCAGAACCACCTTTTCCATCTTatccaaataaatttatacaagatAATGATATACATCAAAATCATAGACAACTTCCTTCAAATTATCCACCTAATATTCAATCTCAACCAACATACAACATACATAATCAGCCAAcgtctatttataataatcacctTAATAGTACACCAGAATACggaaatagttatattaatcaaacaaatatgcaaaaaacaGTACCACCAACACCACCACCAGATTCTAGCAGTAGATGCATGACTCCTAGCAGTATTAAGccag GAAAGCCTAAGTATGTTATTGATCCTTCTGTGAAAGGAAATAACATTTATGGTAGTTATAACAATGGATTAGGAATTTCATCTATGGCAAATCCATTGGGACAACAAAGTGGTTTTAATACACAAATGGGACAACCACATACTTTAAACCAACCATTTATACAACAAAGTGGTTTTAATTCACCGATGGGACAGCCACTACCTCATACATTAAACCAACCATTTGGACaacaaagtaattttaatctacCAGTGGGCCAATCAAATACTTTAAACCAACCATTAGGACAACAAAGTGGTTTTAATCCACCAATGGGTcagtcaaattttataaatcaaccTTTGGGACACTCAAGTAATTTCAATGAACAATTAAACCAACCAACacaaccaaatatttataatccagCTTCAGctcaaataagtaattttaatcaacCTAAAAGTTTTGGTCAATTACCTAATATGAATCAACAACCAACATTTCAACCTATTCAaagtcatttaaataatttttctcaaaCAATTCCTCCATCGCCAAATTTTAATCAGTCACCATCAACTTACAATCAAAGAACTCCatcag tTGAACCTCTaccaataaattgtacaaaaaaatcaactcCTGGTTGGAATGATCCTCCAATGTTATCAACTTCTGCTCCAATTCaa AAACCACCAACACCTGTGTCATCAATCCCAATTACACAtccattgtatacaaataatccACCTCCAATTGAAGAAATTGGAACTTACATTCCACTTCGAAACACCCATgatgaacaatatttaaacaataatataaaacaaggtGTAGAAGCATTAGTAAAGCAACCTATTCCTCAAGAGCATGTTAAAATTCAAGTAGTATTGGAGGGATTGCAATCAAAACTATTAGAAGCAGCACCCACGGCT caAACCAGAAAAAGAGTTTTAGATATTGCTAAAAAACTAGAGTTGTTGTATGATTCTTTACGAGAAAATTCT TTGTCAGCTTATTTGATTCAATGTCTTCATATGATGATCGATCTTGTACTGAAGCGAGATTACAATGGtgcttttaatatacatacacaactGGTTTCGGGCCCagagttttcaaaaatatcaacttTTATGCCTTCATTGAAAGCACTATTTCAGATGGCATATCAATATAATGTCAGTCTTGAAGGATTGTGA
- the LOC126552717 gene encoding uncharacterized protein LOC126552717, translated as MPSCVEDNKLEYQSVVDVNDESEKSELNVIPNPFTQNNTNNFKDPTDWTNSNICRNYIAKFGYMIRTLMQILPHQNELILMMIVIVSTPDIANVDQLVIALRYVFPSGVPSKRFLIFILNSGHKSEEMSNVVMDFLDSHNIPIENVRGQSYDNVRNMSVLDLYNGLESYLVQIRDDFDVFKNKAVEITGCSEYAKDSKRKKKRKAMADELRSQPLTEITGKIDFNRNVYYVIIDTLKCQLSSRRQAYEKISDIYGCIPTLYKTPSSVATKELQFMFPNLEIVTCMYLSAAISIAQSHICSVNYSLNSKHMWSDTVMSFDHYIILLHHRLKKTPINHQALVHNVTLPAYAFGSGCERGFSILKSVNSYLRSTMKEERLNALAIFSIETELVEKLDFNDIINTFAHQKAN; from the exons ATGCCTAGTTGTGttgaagataataaattagaat ATCAATCAGTTGTTGATGTAAATGACGAATCAGAAAAATCCGAGCTAAATGTCATTCCTAATCCTTTTACAcagaataatacaaataattttaaagatccAACCGATTGgacaaatagtaatatatgtcGTAACTATATTGCAAAATTTGGGTATATGATTAGAACATTGATGCAGATTTTACCTCATCAAAACGAACTTATTCTGATGATGATCGTTATTGTA TCTACACCTGATATAGCAAACGTCGATCAACTTGTTATTGCATTAAGATATGTGTTTCCTAGTGGTGTACCttcaaaaagatttttaatattcattctaAACAGTGGTCATAAATCTGAAGAAATGAGCAATGTTGTAATGGATTTTCTTGATTCACACAATATACCAATTGAAAATGTTCGTGGCCAGAGCTACGACAATGTGAGGAATATGTCAG TATTAGACCTATATAATGGCCTTGAAAGTTACTTAGTACAGATCAGAGATGATTttgatgttttcaaaaataaggcTGTAGAAATTACTGGTTGTTCCGAGTATGCCAAAGATtctaagagaaaaaaaaagagaaag gctaTGGCTGATGAATTAAGATCTCAACCTCTCACAGAAATCACaggaaaaatagattttaatagaaatgtatattatgtgatcaTTGATACTCTTAAATGTCAACTTAGTTCGAGAAGACAagcttatgaaaaaatatcagaTATTTATGGGTGTATACCCACATTGTATAAAACACCTAGTTCTGTTGCT ACCAAAGAATTACAGTTTATGTTTCCAAATTTAGAAATAGTAACGTGTATGTATCTTAGTGCAGCAATTTCAATTGCTCAG TCGCACATATGTTCAGTAAATTATTCACTCAATAGTAAACATATGTGGTCAGACACTGTTATGTCCTTTgaccattatataattttattacaccaCCGGCTCAAAAAGACACCCATCAACCATCAGGCTCTGGTGCACAACGTTACTCTCCCTGCGTACGCCTTTGGCAGTGGAT GTGAAAGGGGTTTTTCTATCCTTAAAAGTGTAAATTCCTATTTGAGGTCAACCATGAAGGAGGAAAGGCTGAATGCATTAGCAATATTTAGCATTGAAACAGAATTGGttgaaaaattagattttaatgatattattaacacatttgCCCATCAAAAAGCAAATTAA